In Amia ocellicauda isolate fAmiCal2 chromosome 7, fAmiCal2.hap1, whole genome shotgun sequence, the genomic window TTTCTGAACTTGTGAGGCCTCTACTAGGCTCATATAGCCTGAGCTTACTGTGCCTTTTGTTCATTGTGTTGAGACAAAAGGTGGTTATTTTGAAGAAAGACGTCTGAGCAGCAGTATACTAAATATGTTTGAATTTGTTATTCTAATTTATGAATAATTTCTTGAATATGTTCCTAGGactaaaaagaagaaagaaaaaacaatgaacaccttcCAAAATCTGACATCCAGAAATATATGAATGTGGTTAACCAAAGGAATGTAACCTTTAGAGAGAGTACTTTTCATTACTTCCTTATTACTTCCAGAATCCATTGGTATAGTTTAGAACAAATAATATTTTGATCAAATTAGCGAACATGTCTAAACACAtatactttgtttgtttgttgttgttgttttggggaGGGGGGATTATTGTGTTCTtagaaatatttttaatgtagaaGTACAAATATGCAAACTGTAAACAATTGCTTGGGAAATCTGTTTTTAGTTACGAATAGTGTCTGAAGAATTATGTCTTAACTATATACATATGAAACACCTTTGGATTGTAtagaaatatacaatatatgtgtTATTTGATGAATTATTTACATTCTGTCTTTAATATTGCAgtcatttaatttctttaataaGAAAGATGTGAATACCCATTTATGTAGGACAGTTAGTGTGTTTTGTTAGGAAGGAATCCACAATTTCATATAGAAGTTATGATTTACTTTTTTCCAGCTGTCTCTGTGTGATTTATAAacgaattaaaaacaaaatttcaAATCAGAATGGTTAGGTAGACAACCATTCTGATTtgaaattttgtttttaattcgtATATAAATCACTTGTCATTGGCACGGACCTGTTACTAAGCTCTTTGAGTTCTTGTACATGAGTTTGACTCATACGGATTCTGAAATATTTGTATCTTTTGGATTCTGTCCATGATCGTGAAAGCTATTTTTAATATTCAGTATTACCCCCACCACCAGTTCAGTTCTGAGCTTCTATCATAAGGTAATCTATAAAGTATGAAGAGTTGCATTTGAAGTACCAGGTTATTCCATACTATATGATACATATTTCTTTGTAAGGTCTAAATGTAGCACAAATCTTGATACGGTGTATTCCcactaaaaatattaatttctaaACTGGGTTTTGATTATGGAATGCGATTAATGGAATATGTGAAATGTATAATGGATTTACTTACCCTTCATCTTTACTCTACTCTAGGAAAATACTAACAAGCTCAGCTGTGAGGCCCTGGTCACtgaaaagataaaaaagaaTTGGAGTGAAGGAAAGACCATGGTGCGCAATGTGGACGACCTGGACTTCTGTATGTCATCTCACCCGCAGAGCATCCTGGAGGGGCTGCGCTCCCTGTGCTCACACCCCAAACTATTTGACGTGACCTTGAGCATAGGGGGGCGAGAGTTCCCCTGCCACCGCAGTGTCCTGGCCCTCTGCAGTCTGTACTTCCGCTCCATGTTCTCAGGGGACTTCGTGGAGAGCATCTCTGCTCGTGTGGAACTGCAGGACGTGGACCCCGATGTCCTGGCCACTCTATTGGACTTTGCCTACACTGGCAAACTCACTATCAACCAGGGTAACGTAGAGGGCCTGATTAGCACCTCCAGCCAGCTGCAGTTTGCGGCTGTGCGTGCCGTTTGCAGCCGCTACCTCCAGCACCAGATCGACGCCACCAACTGTCTGGGCATCCTGGAGTTCGGCGAGACACATGGCTGCCCAGAGGTGGTGGCGAAGGCCAGGGGCTTCCTCCTGGAGAACTTTGAGGCTGTGGCTCAGGGAGAGGAGTTCCAGCTACTACAACTAGATCGGCTGATGGCCTTCCTCTCTGATGACAGGCTCCAAACACGGGACGAGCGCAGCCGGGTGGAAGCGGCTCTCTCCTGGGTGAAGTGCGACGAGGCTTCCCGTGCCCAACACCTCCCTAAGCTGATGAGCCTGGCACGACTCTCTCTCCTGCCCCGGGAGTATCTCACTGACACCTTGCTTAAGGACAGCCTGGTCATGGGGTCTTCAAGCTGCAGGGAGGCTATAGAGAGGATCCACAGGGAAGTGAGTTCAGAACATGGAATTCATTCTTAATTAGTCTTTATTTTGAATGACAAAGTCTTGATTGTCGCCGATTCCTTTTCTCCCTATTAAGAGTGTAATTTTTCCATATCTTGCAATACTTCAAACcacttgcatgtaaaaataaactaaaagggACACCTCTTAATAGtgcaatagaaacatttttaatatcaaCTAATATTAGAGATTCAAGCATATAGAATACCTTTGTTGTTCTATTCTTTGTAAAGATGGAGTCGGACCCAGGAGTGTTGATGCAGAGCGGCTCCCATAGTCCTCAGCCCAACCTACAGGAGGTGCTCTTTGTAATCGGAGGGTGCTCGCTGGACGACTCTGACGACGATGACGAGGAGgaagagcagcagcagccgaGGCCAGTTCACAGGAACACTGCCTTCTATTCCACAAGGACCAGTGAGCaatcctgttctatttcagttACCAGCTAAAAGGGTTTTGTGCTGTCCTTCAGTTGTACCAAGAGCATTTCTAGTTGTGGTAGACATGCCACACACCCCAGTAATTTGAGTCACTACATATTCCTGTCACAGTACTCATCTTGAACAAATCTTCCACATATTATGGATTTTACACAGTTGTGTATGTAGGAAATACCCTTGTATTACATTGTTTttggatttttatttgtgttgatTTTCCATAAGTCATTTGTATAAATAAGAGCATTATTGACAGCCATTGAGAATTTTTGATTTGCAAACCTTGATTCTTAAAGGTCTTAAATACATCAGATGCTAACTGGCAGCTCTATATTAATTGGAAATTAAATTCTGACAGTGGTAAGAACTAGCAAGGATTAATAGACAGACCGTGAGTCTTTATGTTTCTATACTAATCCTGGAAGGTGTCGTGCCATCTTATAATTTATAGAAGGACAATGGTAATAACAATATATCTGTTTTAGATAATGTTACCTAGCAATATTAGCTGTACATATAAGCTTCTAAAGGATTGTGACTCTAATTATAAGGCTCTGGTGTTAAATGAATGCTGACTGATTCTCTTTTACAGGACAGTGGAATCTCCTCCCAGATTTCCCAGACTACAATAAATGGGGCTATTCTGTAGTTTCCTTGAACAATGATGTGTACATCACAGGTGGGCTGTGCAAATCCCTGGTATTAGTAACCCTACCAAATATCAAAGTTAAAGTGACATCATAGCCTACAACAAAGATAAGCATTTTCTGAAATAGATATTGACAAACCCATCAAACATTTCTTACATTGACAAAGAACCTGATGtggttattttaattttgcaaaGATGGGAAAGCATGTGCTTATATTTACAACTAAGGATTTAAAGGGGCTTAAAGACAATCCCTCAACTGAGCTAACAATACCACTCTGATGGTCAGGGACCTTTGGGGGGTGTTGGTGGTTGGGGGCAGTTGTTGGGGTAGCTGCCAGGGTATGCTTGGACACACCACTCAACAGCTAGAATGCCAACTGAGCCATTTTATGTATCCCTGTAGGGGGCTCAAGAGGCTCACGCACCAACACCTGGTCAACCACCCAGACCTGGAGGTACATCACGCAAGAGGGGAAGTGGGTCACAGTTGCTCCCATGCTGAGGCCCAGAACCAATCACTGCTCGGCTGTGCTGAACGGGGAGATATACGTCATTGGAGGTAACATGAGAAGAGAGAGGTGCAGCTCTGGGGGGTCTGCAGAGAGCCTTAGAGGAAATGCCACCTATTCCATCCTTATCCCATAATACCACCCCTGAAGCATCAGATAATATGCTCTAACAAACTAGGCTGGGTGGGACCTGGAGAGGGGACATCTAAAGTAAATCGGATAACTGCAAGACAGGCTGGAGATTGGGTGAAAACCTGCAAATTCTGGGTCTTGTGTTGAAATTATGAATTTGTTTGTCAGGCACGACTCTGGATTACGTGGAGGTGGAGCACTACGACCCCTACAGTGACAGCTGGTCTCTCACTGGCCCCACCCTGAAATATGTCACCAACTTCACGGCGACCGCCTGCATGGGAAAACTGTACGTCATTGGTTCTTGTGCAGTCAAGTACAATGTTCTCACCTTGCAGTGTTACAACCCAGTAATAGGTAAGTATGCCATTCTGCCTGCTGTTATTGTCATGACTTCTCCCTCTGCTTGACATTTCTACTCTGCATCTTTTTTTGCATCTTTTTTCATTCATCTACTTATCCTTACTGTAGATGGCTGGAGTATCATTGCCTCTCCTTTCATCCCTAAGTACCTGTCATCCCCTCGCTCAGTCGCCCTGGATGGCCTTATCTATCTGATTGGGGACAACACCAAGAAGGTGTATACATATGACTCTGAGGCCAACATGTGGCAGAAGGTGAGGGCTTTTTCCATTTAGAGAAGCAGGGCTTTTCTTTGTAACAATAAAACACACGTAGACAGCAATAAGGAGTGTGGTGATTGTTCCCTCATGACATCAATTCATGAAGGATCATATAAAATCTTATTCTTGTGATTACCCATAACCCATTGTCATTCCAGATTCtacatatttcaattaaatttgTCTGCTGTGGTCCCTTGTCATTGGTATTTGAGCATCAGAACAATTGCTATGGAGCTTAAAAACAATGTTAGTATGATGCCCTACTTAACACAGACAACAAATCAACTACATACATcaataaaagcaaaagaaaattaaaccaAAGGCAGAGGGCAGAAAAAGCTGTGGGCCTGTGCTTTGCTATTCTCTTTCAGTGACCTGAATATTTAACCCTGGATCTATCTGTGACTATCTTTCTTACCCTGTTGTATTGTCTCTCTCTTCATGCACACTGGCTCTCAGGTCCAGCTACTTCACACTCTCCATGAGAACGGGAGCATGGTGGTGCTGGGTGGACAGCTGTACGTGACGGGTGGGCACTGGAAGGGTATGGATGGGGAGTACCGAGTGGAGGTGGAGGTTTACAACTGTGCCTCCAATGCCTGGCACATAGAGAGTTTGTTGCCAAGACTTTGGTCTTACAGTGGCTCCTGCTCCATCTTTCTCGACCCCTCTCAGTGGACCGAGCCCTTCCCTCTTGATGAGACCTAGGGGACCTGCCCATCGTGGCCGAAGCTCTGCAGAGCGTCTTAGGCCGGAGTCTAGACTGGTCAGCGCACAGACATTGATTCACATTAGGCCAAATGTACCGCCCACTCTTTCAgatttgttgatgttgttacaggtaaaacaaacactaaaaaaCACTGTCAGTACTGTTAAACGTTGCAGTCATGAATTTGTATATATCTATCTAGAAAGAGTTGACTTGTTGACAGAAAGCGAACCATTGAATGTATCCCAAAGTAAAAATTGACAGAGACACTGAACAGGTCAGTTTTATTGTAATATTAACAAGCTTCCTGTAGGAAATCAGTGTTTGACCTTTTGATCAAATGAGTATGGCCTTTCTATGTAAACAAAGCATTCTGGTGTAAAAgcaaataattacttttaacaTAGTCACTGTCAGTATCAGGAGACAATAAAACTGCATTTAGATGCTTTGATTTTCGTTTGTGTTCATACATAGTTGatagttttatatttaatattttaatcacaTTATGTAATATCCATATAATGTTTCTTCTGTTTTGTTTAccattaaaacaatacacttGTTATATGGTTCCAATGGCTCATTGTATTTTTGGCACACTGGGTACATCTTTGAAATATAGGTGCCATAGGTTTCCTTTACTATACTACAAAGTTTTGTACATTTTGCACTACGTTGTTTTGTAGTATGAGTATAAACTGCgcaaataataatggaaaaagtAGACAAAATTTTGTAAGAAGCTATGAGAAGCTATGACCTTCAGCGAGTTGTCCAGTGTGACATCCAATGGTCTGAGTTGAACTGTTCGGTGGTAACTTGTTGTAGCCATGAACTAACTGACAAAACATCCACATATCTGAATGTGCTATTCGCTGTGAAGAACCTCCACATTTTGGTATTTAGAGTCCTATAGAACCACTTTAGAGTCCACTTGCTTTAACATCACTGTTTGATACAAAGTGCAcaatttgtttctcttttaataATGTCTGAAATGTTTTGAGCAACTCTTTCCCCTGATCTGTTTGCAATTTCTTAAGAACACAAGCATGGCTGAGTATGCAACGGAACGCATTGGTAACCTCTTAACCAGCCTTGTTTTTTAATGGCATCACCCAAGGGTACGTCTATACACGTTAGCATGTGTTTAACGCCACTATTGAACTCTGAATATTGACACATATCCACCAGGTCCGCCTGCCATTGACAGTCAATGTCTGAAACAACTGTGCTGTTTCTGTTAAATCGCACCCTAGCAGGTTATGCAGCGAGTAAAGGCTGGTTTATACTTCTGCGTCTGCGTCTGCGTCTCTGCGTACCTGCGCGGGCGTCGTGCGCAGACGGTCGCACTGCTGTCTGCCAACACACTCGCACGTAACAGAGACGCgtccatagggggcagtgtcgcaCTAACATCACAATCTACAGACAACAACTCTATGTCTATGTTGCACATACacgattgtatggatgtaaattaacacatactgttgatgacttattttattattattacagaaactacatgcacacacacatacaaattgcaTGCATGTGCAGATCTctattgtcttgctatagttggctagacacttaacactagaacatacaCACGTCTCTGCATGTGtgcatttctcctgcatatccgttcttatatgttactatATATTTGAATTAGATACATATATGTCGTTTCTGCtgttaaactcctcaaaattaatGAGCTGTAAATACGTTCTTCTCCAACCGCCAGACCCGCAGTTTATGTGATAGGCTATAGTCCActgaatactttaataaatagaGCCGATAATATGGGCTTCGTatcaaattagtaattgtgaaatatttattaTCATGTTTATTGGTGAAACACGCTAGTTGCTACACGtcatgtattataattatgtattgtattagatttgcacttGATATAGCGCtcgtctgatcggctcagcCCTTTGTAATTCAATCCTGATCATGTTGTAAAcccgggtctctggatcaatgcctagATCAGTCACATTTGATGCTGATGCTAATTGTTAATTCCGTCCACCGAAAGCAAAATTAATTTTACCTTTCgtccaaaattgccaagcacgaAAGACGTGGGCATTTCGTcggataaaatgtgaattatgttcacgaaatgtgaattatattaacgAAATGTACAGTTCGAGGGACAAAATACTAATTATGTGGACAAATGCGTTTTgtggatgaggagatgcattttaaatactttcgtaTGTCAGCACACGGTTTCTCTGCGGCGGcgctacacacagacacacatcgcACTCCGGCCACCAGCACTGCGCGATTGGCCGCAGGGCTCAGAATATCctgctcagccaatcagcgctgGCCTGACGCGCAGACGCAGAGACGCGCTGTTGCGATTTCGGAGGAGTGACGTCGGCGCGTCTGCGGGCCTCTGCGGGCTTCGCTTACCCACAAACCCCTGCTCTGCGTCGCTACGCAGAGAAGCAGACGCGGACCTACGCAGAAATATAAATCGGCCTTAAGCGTCTGAAAGCCAATATCCCACCTGTTTCCTATGATCACAAACCCACTTGTTCCGGGCACCTGAACGAGTTgaacaataaacattttattgcgAAGAACGCCTCAAAATTAGAAAGAGAGCGAACACGCCCTCGACGACGAACCTGTCAATCAAACCGAATTCGAACGAGCCAATCTAACCGAACAGTCGAGAACCTGTCAATCAAACCGAACTCGAACGAGCCTGTCAATCTAACCGAACACTCGAGAACCTGTCAATCAAACCGAACTCGAACGAGCCTGTCAATCTAACCGAACACCCGAGATCCTGTCAATCAAACCTAACTCGCGCGACCTGTCAATCAAACCACTGGTCAGACACTATACTGGacattttatttcttatcaGTTTTCTGATCTCAGCTGTCACTTTTGGCATGAAGCACAGCTTACTGCCATGACCCTactaaacaatataaaatagtcAGTACTTTACAAAAACACACTGCAACAATGCATGTAATGTCTTtatagtgattttttttttttttttttttagtgggtGAGTTGTGTATTGGAATTCTGTAGGGCTAGTTAAATTAATTGCTAGATAAGATCGGTTATAGATTTCGTGCTGTTGTAAAGTTTGACGCTCTGCTGAAGGAAGACGTTTTCTAGTCTtatcattttacatttcaataacggACAGATTGCCCTAAGTACTGGAGCATAAAGTGATGCTAGCATGTACGCGCTATACACTGTGGTTACCGCCTAGTCTCACGCATGCAAACACAGTTGACTAATGGTCATTCCTGCCACGCATGTGTCCACTGCTCACGCGCCGAGCGGCCCTTTCTTCTCGTCTTCCTGCGTCCTTTTTGCTATGGAAACGGCCGGGCTGGCGTACAATTTCCATGGCAACGACCAGGGGAGCGTCGTCAAGTTCCCTCGGCAACCACCGCTGGGTCCCGCCCCCCCGCTACTGTGTTTCAAACTTATAGTAAAAGTTAAAAGCCCAGGTAGtaagtttcttaaaaaaaacgtCACGCAGTACATGTTTGCTTTAAAAAGTTAAGTGCAAGGTTCTGTTTAAGCAATGCTTGTGCCATAAAGCGTTTAATCCATTTTTCACCATCTGATGCATGCTTTATTTCTGCTGAATCCCGAGAAGCCGACGTTCTAGAACGCCCAGGACAGATTTTTCTTAAGGAGACAAAATAATCTGGGTTATTTCCCAATGAGTTCAGAAAGCGATTCGGGACTGGAGGCTGTTATCCAGGTAGGAGTCAGCACTTATAACCTCGGGGGAACATACTACCCTTGTGTGGGCTCACTTCTAATACTGTACTACTTTTGCAACTTTAGAGAGTTGCATTGTTTACTGCTGAGAGTGACAATGTATTGAATTAGTTCGTACTTGTTTTGAGTTAATTAGTACTTGTTTAGTGATTGCTTACAGATTCGACGAGAAGTTTGTTGTAGATTAAGcctaattcaattaaaaagaaacatgtCTCATTCTGTTGCATTTTGTTTCCAAAGAAATGTCTATGTCTTCTGTACATAGAAACCTATATAGCGTGTGCAAAACAGATACACAGAGGAAAGAAACGGCTCATACTGAAACCAAGCAAATGAATGTGACCTAGCTAATCTGTAattaaaagcagcatttttCTTTCCAGTATTTTCCTggtattcattttctttttttcctacaTGTGGCATGTGTTCTAAATGAACTTCTGTTAAGAGTTcactttacatgttgttttctaattaactattaatacatacacacagacataaaTTATAAACAACTTGTAATCTAGCTGGGATAGGCAGGGGAACTAAGTATTGCTTACCCCATTGGTAAGGCAGGTTATGTATTAATGAGGGCTCATCCTTGCACAATATTGCCCATACTGGACTCACTGAACTCCAAAAGCACTGAGCTCCAAGTGTTGTTTCAATTAGCAGTTTGCCTGCATTTTCTCCCATTGTACTTGGAGGCATCTTTCCTGCAGTTTTCTTTGGCTGCAAGAGTAAGGCAGTGTGGCTATCTCTGAATGCATCAAGTGGGAAAGCAACAACAAAGGAACGAGACCACTAAAAACtggaaattatataattaactCTATTATTGCGTTGCCGTAGAAACTGGAGGAGACCATGCTGAACCCCGACAGCAGTGGGGAGGAGACGATGCTGACAGTgcggggggagggggagcaGTCCCCTGCAACTCCCCTCCCTGCCCGTATCCGCCAGATCATCACCCGCAACCTGACCGAGCAGCCGGGTGCAGGTACGCCCCCCACAGCCCTACCTCTAACTAAAATCCCACAAAACTACAATCATGCAATCTGGAGGAATTCCTTTTTTAAAACACTGGCCTCTGGCAACACTGAATTTTCTTCTCAGCCTTTACAATCAAATATTACTGCCTAATGGGGTTTAATTTTTCCTTACAATAGCTTTGAAAGAAACAAATGATCTAATAGGTACCTTTAGGCTAGAAGGATGCAGTTGTTCAGAGTAAACAGATACTTGCCTTCAGACAGTACATTCAAAAAGGCCCTCCAGCCCTGTGTCTCGTTACTACCACTGTAATCTGCACAATTTCACTCCAGGCCTGGCGTTAAATTAGACTACAACTTCAGTGTAGATTTCTAAACTGTGAATGTCTAAGGGTCTACTCTGCCTGTCTTCCTTTTCGCCAGCAGAGGGTGAAAGATCATTACTTGTTGTAGCCAAGAAACAGCTCAGCTTCTCACGTGACTTGTCTAACCCGTCGTGTCTTGTGTGGACGTATTCTCACCTCTTCCAGCTATAGGTTTAGACCAAAGACATAATGACTATGTATAATATTTCAGTCAATCtctccccaccacacacacacactcacaaaatcTTGAAAGAGTCCCAGAGGGAGCATTCAGCAGGTGTCCATTCCCAAAATAAGTAAAGGACTCCTATAAGACTCTTGCAGGAATTCTTGCAGGAATTATGTACAATTCTGCTCAATTCAGTTTATCCggcaattatttttttcaggacTCGTTCAACATTTTTTTCAGTGGGTTAATCCAGGTGACTGATATAACACTAGTCTCTGTCACTCTCCCAGGCCCTCAGGAAGGGGGTTCAGGTGACGGGCTGCAGGAGGAGAACAGGATGCTGAAGTTGCTGCTCTCCCAGGCTCACTCGGACCGAGACCAGCTGCTCTTCAAACAAAAGGCGCTGACAGCCAGGGTATGTCCACCACTGTCACCTCCTCAGCTAAACCCCTattatctgctttggcaatttatttctttatttgtcaCATTCAACATCataattgcatttataaaatatacCGGGAGCTGTAACTATGCACCAAAAGGCTGGTAGGTAGATGTTTCAACGCAGGGGAGAAAGGCAGGACAATATATATACCTAGAATATAAGACATTGCTGGTTTGAGCCTCACACTGCAAGTTAAAAATCTCTTATATGGTTTGCGAATGACTAAAGCCTTGTTCTTTACAATGATGCTGCTAACTTGAACCTGCCTCATTTGGTAGCTGAGGCAGGTGTAATTGGCTTAGTGGTCATAATATGAGCATATAGGATGACATCATCGCTGGTGAAGACCTAATAGCTATATCATAACTGTATTTTTCAGGCTaacttgtaaaataaaataaaaaatggagtGTGTCCAAATTCAAGCCTGGAAGAAATGAGGGATGCTGATTGTGCACAGCTTTCACTTCTGCTGCAAAAGGCAGCAAGCAACCAAAAACTTGGCTACAACACTTCCAGAGTAAAAAGCAATCTTTCTTTGAAATGGGATATGAGCACACTGGGTATAATATATGCACTCCTACATCCAAGATTTAGTGAACTTtgaaattctataaactgccaCGCAAAGAAAAAGGTAACAATTCTAATTAGGTGGCATGTTttgtttacaaaaaataatat contains:
- the klhl30 gene encoding kelch-like protein 30 encodes the protein MVRNVDDLDFCMSSHPQSILEGLRSLCSHPKLFDVTLSIGGREFPCHRSVLALCSLYFRSMFSGDFVESISARVELQDVDPDVLATLLDFAYTGKLTINQGNVEGLISTSSQLQFAAVRAVCSRYLQHQIDATNCLGILEFGETHGCPEVVAKARGFLLENFEAVAQGEEFQLLQLDRLMAFLSDDRLQTRDERSRVEAALSWVKCDEASRAQHLPKLMSLARLSLLPREYLTDTLLKDSLVMGSSSCREAIERIHREMESDPGVLMQSGSHSPQPNLQEVLFVIGGCSLDDSDDDDEEEEQQQPRPVHRNTAFYSTRTRQWNLLPDFPDYNKWGYSVVSLNNDVYITGGSRGSRTNTWSTTQTWRYITQEGKWVTVAPMLRPRTNHCSAVLNGEIYVIGGTTLDYVEVEHYDPYSDSWSLTGPTLKYVTNFTATACMGKLYVIGSCAVKYNVLTLQCYNPVIDGWSIIASPFIPKYLSSPRSVALDGLIYLIGDNTKKVYTYDSEANMWQKVQLLHTLHENGSMVVLGGQLYVTGGHWKGMDGEYRVEVEVYNCASNAWHIESLLPRLWSYSGSCSIFLDPSQWTEPFPLDET